One window from the genome of Molothrus ater isolate BHLD 08-10-18 breed brown headed cowbird chromosome 5, BPBGC_Mater_1.1, whole genome shotgun sequence encodes:
- the TYMP gene encoding thymidine phosphorylase, with the protein MDAPTPLPTLIRKKRDGERLEDAEIRSFVRGVTEGTAQQGQIGAMLMAIRLRGMDAGETLALTRAMASSGRTLAWPPAWHGLVVDKHSTGGVGDKVSLALAPALAACGCKVPMISGRGLGHTGGTLDKLEAIPGFRVSQSPEEMQHILARVGCCIVGQSAELVPADRVLYGLRDVTATVDSLPLITASILSKKAAERLSALVLDVKFGEAALYPTQESARELARSLVEVGAHLGIRTAALLSRMEQPLGRAVGNALEVLEALQCLEGGGPPDLRHLVTALGGVLLWQCGMAAGAEQGRERLARALDDGSALGTFEAMLGAQGVPPDTARGLCAGTPAQRRQLLGEAKVCEELPALQEGWVQQVRALPLARVLHRLGAGRSRAGDPVNPRVGAELLVGTGQHLRAGEPWLRVHHEGTLGAEGRRELQDALCLGPEPPRDPPPLVAETIVPSGALPGPCRDSQ; encoded by the exons atggacgCCCCGACCCCTCTGCCGACCCTGATCCGCAAGAAGCGGGACGGGGAGCGCCTGGAGGACGCCGAGATCCGGAGCTTCGTGCGCGGCGTCACCGAGGGCACCGCGCAGCAGGGACAGATCG GGGCCATGCTGATGGCCATCCGGCTGCGGGGCATGGACGCGGGTGAGACGCTGGCCCTGACCCGGGCCATGGCCAGCTCTGGCCGGACGCTGGCCTGGCCGCCCGCCTGGCACGGGCTGGTGGTGGACAAGCACTCCACCGGTGGCGTTGGGGACAAGGtcagcctggccctggccccCGCGCTGGCCGCCTGCGGCTGCAAG GTGCCCATGATCAGCGGGCGCGGGCTGGGCCACACCGGGGGCACCCTGGACAAGCTGGAGGCCATTCCCGGGTTCCGTGTGTCCCAGAGCCCCGAGGAG ATGCAGCACATCCTGGCGCGGGTGGGCTGCTGCATCGTGGGGCAGAGCGCGGAGCTGGTGCCCGCGGACCGGGTGCTCTACGGGCTGCGCGACGTCACGGCCACGGTGGACAGCCTGCCGCTCATCACCG CCTCCATCCTCAGCAAGAAGGCGGCGGAGCGGCTCTCGGCGCTGGTGCTCGATGTGAAGTTCGGGGAGGCGGCTCTGTACCCCACCCAGGAGAGCGCGCGGGAGCTGGCGCGGAGCCTG GTGGAGGTGGGCGCACACCTGGGCATCCGCACGGCGGCCCTGCTGAGCCGCATGGAGCAGCCGCTGGGCCGCGCCGTGGGCAACGcgctggaggtgctggaggcgctgcagtgcctggaggggGGCGGCCCCCCCGACCTGCGACACCTGGTCACGGCTCTGG GCggggtgctgctgtggcagtgcGGGATGGCCGCGGGGGCCGAGCAGGGCCGTGAGCGCCTGGCCCGGGCTCTGGACGATGGCTCGGCCCTGGGCACGTTCGAGGCCATGCTGGGGGCGCAGGGGGTGCCCCCCGACACCGCCCGGGGCCTCTGTGCCGGGACCCCCGCCCAGCGCCGCCAGCTCCTGGGCGAGGCCAAGGTCTGCGAGGAGCTGCCCGCGCTGCAGGAAG GCTGGGTGCAGCAGGTGCGGGCGCTGCCCCTGGCGCGGGTCCTGCACCGCCTGGGCGCGGGTCGGTCGCGGGCCGGGGACCCCGTGAACCCCCGCGTGGGCGCCGAGCTGCTGGTGGGCACCGGGCAGCACCTGCGGGCAG GCGAGCCCTGGCTGCGGGTGCACCATGAGGGCACCCTGGGCGCGGAGGGCCGGCGCGAGCTGCAGGACGCGCTGTGCCTCGGCCCGGAGCCCCCCCGGGACCCGCCGCCGCTGGTGGCCGAGACCATCGTGCCCTCGGGAGCCCTGCCCGGGCCATGCCGGGACTCGCAATAA
- the ODF3B gene encoding outer dense fiber protein 3B, giving the protein MPNDARVGPWRPHRPRGPTSAAYGSPGPKYGIPGCIGKDQRDPSGRRAPAYTFGMRLEAPEEPRSPGPQYLVPPGCTARGPERGPAFTMSGRPRERRASDTPGPAHYSPEQATRVTLPSAPACSVRSRSRPDKPQQTPGPATYQLPPVVGPRLVHKTSTPQYTMTGRGHSIFDNDKKTPGPNNYCTVDTNLYMARAPRCTIVGRTRSRLTSNTPSPSDYYPKPDRKQGQTFGVRHSESVVPVMDLQL; this is encoded by the exons ATGCCGAACGACGCCCGGGTGGGCCCCTGGAGACCCCACCGGCCCCGGGGGCCCACCTCGGCCGCGTACGGCAGCCCCGGGCCCAAGTACGGGATCCCCGGCTGCATCG GCAAAGACCAGCGCGACCCCTCCGGCCGCCGAGCCCCCGCCTACACCTTCGGGATGAGGCTGGAGGCCCCCGAGGAGCCGCGCTCCCCCGGGCCCCAGTACCTGGTGCCCCCCGGCTGCACCGCCCGCGGCCCGGAGCGCGGCCCCGCCTTCACCATGAGCGGCCGCCCCCGAGAGCGCCGGGCCAGCGACACACCCGGGCCAG CGCATTATTCCCCGGAGCAGGCAACCAGGGTGACGCTGCCCTCGGCCCCCGCCTGCTCCGTGAGGTCCCGCAGCCGCCCGGACAAACCCCAGCAGACGCCAG gccctgccacCTACCAGCTGCCACCCGTGGTGGGCCCCCGCCTGGTGCACAAGACATCGACCCCCCAATACACCATGACAGGACGAGGCCACAGCATCTTCGACAACGATAAAAAG ACCCCAGGACCCAACAATTACTGCACTGTGGACACCAACCTGTACATGGCACGGGCGCCCCGCTGCACCATAGTGGGGCGGACCCGCTCCCGCCTGACCTCCAACACGCCCAGCCCCAGCGACTACTACCCCAAGCCG GACCGCAAACAAGGACAGACCTTCGGTGTGCGCCACTCGGAATCCGTGGTCCCCGTGATGGACTTGCAGCTGTAG
- the LOC129046699 gene encoding dromaiocalcin-1-like — MGPATFLGLCLLGCLVLAPSLPGAEATRCPRGWLSFEGHCYGYFGQQLSWRRAEAWCQATRGGHLASLHSPEEHRALAAFLARRPRRGEDDEEGEKDRDRDRDRDRDRDEGVWIGLHRRVGA; from the exons ATGGGTCCCGCCACCttcctggggctctgcctgctggggtGCCTGGTGCTGGCCCCCTCCCTGCCGG gGGCTGAGGCCACCAGGTGTCCCCGGGGGTGGCTGTCCTTCGAGGGACACTGCTACGGCTACTTcgggcagcagctgagctggaggagggCTGAG GCGTGGTGCCAGGCCACCCGCGGGGGCCACCTGGCGTCGCTGCACAGCCCCGAGGAGCACCGGGCGCTCGCCGCCTTCCTggcgcggcggccgcggcgcgGAGAGGACGACGAGGAGGGCGagaaggacagggacagggacagggacagggacagggacagggacgaGGGCGTCTGGATCGGGCTGCACCGGCGGGTGGGTGCCTGA
- the CPT1B gene encoding carnitine O-palmitoyltransferase 1, muscle isoform: MAEAHQAVAFQFTVTPEGLDFHLSREAVRQLYLAVVHSWKKRLVRAKNSFLTGVYPASPSSWMVVVMATAGSCYCQVDPSLGLIARIQHWLPRSEALTPQAQTVVSTVVFSTGAWLAAVLLFRRLLRLLLSYHGWMFEPHGRMSRSTRLWIAVMKVMSIRKPLLYSFQSSLPKLPVPPVKATITRYLESVRPLLDDDKFREMEALAKEFQEKTAPRLQRYLRLKSWWTTNYVSDWWEEYVYLRGRSPLMVNSNYYAMDFLYVTPSRIQAARAANVVHSILLYRRRLDRGEIPPMMALGVVPMCSYQSERMFNTTRIPGKETDTLLHLTDSKHLAVYHKGRYYKVWLYYGGQVLPPADLEMQFQRILEDPSPPQPGEERLAALTAGERVPWAEARARFFSRGPNKAALDAIERAAFFLTLDEDEHGQEPARPGCMDAYAKSLLHGRCYDRWFDKSFTLVVYKNGKVGANAEHSWADAPIMGHLWEFMLATDTFQLGYTEGGHCKGDPRWQLAPPQRLQWDIPPEAVAAIEASLRVARALAEDVDFCCFPFSTFGKGLIKRCRTSPDAFIQIALQLAHFRDKGSFCLTYEASMTRLFREGRTETVRSCTSEATAFVRSMADTRRSRSERQQLFKAAAERHQQLYRLAMTGAGIDRHLFCLYLMSRYLGTQSPFLAKVLSEPWRLSTSQTPQQQLKMFDLEKFPNHVSSGGGFGPVADDGYGVSYIIAGENLITFHVSSKFSSPETDSQRFGRNIRQAMLDIAALFDKPPPAAGK; encoded by the exons ATGGCGGAAGCTCACCAGGCCGTGGCCTTCCAGTTCACGGTCACCCCCGAGGGCTTGGACTTCCACCTGAGCCGCGAGGCCGTGCGCCAGCTCTACCTGGCCGTCGTGCACTCATGGAAGAAGCGCTTGGTCCGCGCCAAG AACAGCTTCCTGACCGGCGTGTACCCCGCGTCGCCCTCCAGCTggatggtggtggtgatggcCACCGCCGGCTCCTGCTACTGCCAGGTGGATCCGTCCCTGGGGCTCATCGCCCGCATCCAGCACTGGCTGCCCCGCAG CGAGGCGCTGACCCCCCAGGCGCAGACCGTGGTCAGCACCGTGGTGTTCTCCACGGGGGCCTGGCTGGCGGCCGTGCTGCTCTTCCGGAGGCTGCTCCGCCTGCTGCTCTCCTACCACGGCTGGATGTTTGAGCCCCACGGGCGCATGAGCCGCAGCACCCGCCTCTGGATT GCGGTGATGAAGGTCATGTCCATCCGCAAGCCCCTCCTCTACAGCTTCCAGAGCTCCCTTCCCAAGCTGCCGGTGCCCCCCGTGAAAGCCACCATCACTCGG TACCTGGAGTCGGTGCGGCCGCTCCTGGACGATGACAAATTCCGGGAGATGGAGGCGCTGGCCAAGGAGTTCCAGGAGAAGACGGCGCCGCGGCTGCAGCGGTACCTGCGCCTCAAGTCCTGGTGGACAACCAACTAT GTCAGTGACTGGTGGGAGGAGTACGTTTACCTGCGCGGCCGCAGCCCCCTCATGGTCAACAGCAACTACTACGCCATG gaTTTCCTGTACGTGACCCCCAGCCGCATCCAGGCTGCGCGGGCGGCCAACGTGGTGCACTCCATCCTGCTCTACCGGCGGCGGCTGGACCGGGGCGAGATCCCCCCG ATGATGGCCCTGGGCGTGGTGCCCATGTGCTCGTACCAGTCGGAGCGGATGTTCAACACCACCCGCATCCCGGGAAAGGAGACGG ACACGCTGCTGCACCTGACCGACAGCAAACACCTGGCCGTGTACCACAAGGGCCGCTACTACAAGGTGTGGCTGTACTACGGGGGGCAGGTGCTGCCGCCCGCCGACCTGGAGATGCAATTCCAGAGGATCCTGGAGGATCCCTCGCCCCCGCAGCCCGGCGAGGAGCGGCTGGCGGCGCTCACGGCCGGGGAAAG ggtgccGTGGGCCGAGGCGCGGGCGCGGTTCTTCAGCCGCGGCCCCAACAAGGCGGCCCTGGACGCCATCGAGCGCGCCGCCTTCTTCCTGACGCTGGACGAGGACGAGCACGGCCAGgagcccgcccggcccggctgcATGGACGCCTACGCCAAGTCCCTGCTGCACGGCCGCTGCTACGACCG CTGGTTCGACAAGTCCTTCACGCTCGTGGTCTACAAGAACGGCAAGGTCGGGGCCAACGCCGAGCACTCCTGGGCCGACGCCCCCATCATGGGGCACCTCTGGGAG ttCATGCTGGCCACGGACACGTTCCAGCTGGGCTACACGGAGGGGGGGCACTGCAAGGGGGACCCCAGGTGGCAGCTGGCCCCCCCCCAGCGCCTGCAGTGGGACATCCCCCCCGAG GCGGTGGCGGCCATCGAGGCGTCGCTGCGCGTGGCGCGGGCGCTGGCAGAGGACGTggatttctgctgcttcccGTTCTCCACCTTCGGCAAGGGGCTCATCAAGCGCTGCCGCACCAGCCCCGACGCCTTCATCCAGATcgccctgcagctggcacactTCCGA GACAAGGGCTCCTTCTGCCTGACCTACGAGGCGTCCATGACGCGGCTGTTCCGCGAGGGCCGCACCGAGACCGTGCGCTCCTGCACCTCCGAGGCCACGGCCTTCGTGCGCAGCATGGCCGACACCCGGCGCAGC CGCTCGGAGCGGCAGCAGCTGTTCAAGGCGGCGGCCGagaggcaccagcagctctaTCGCCTCGCCATGACCGGCGCGGGCATCGACCGCCACCTCTTCTGCCTCTACCTGATGTCGCGGTACCTGGGCACGCAGAGCCCCTTCCTGGCCAAG GTGCTGTCAGAGCCCTGGCGCCTCTCCACCAGCCAGACcccgcagcagcagctcaaGATGTTCGACCTCGAGAAATTCCCCAACCACGTCTCCAGCGGCGGCGGCTTCGGCCCC GTGGCAGACGATGGTTATGGGGTGTCCTACATCATCGCCGGGGAGAACCTCATCACCTTCCACGTGTCCAGCAAGTTCTCCAGCCCCGAGACG GACTCGCAGCGTTTCGGCCGCAACATCCGCCAGGCCATGCTGGACATCGCGGCGCTCTTCGACAAAcccccccccgccgccgggAAGTGA